The Anopheles gambiae chromosome 2, idAnoGambNW_F1_1, whole genome shotgun sequence genomic sequence TACCCTTCAATATTTACCATATTTCATGCAGCTCGTAAGTGCTACACTTTACGGCTCGACGCCGAACACCCGAGAGACCTTGGGAACAACACCCCCCGAGCTTCCATCGGTCGAAGGTCGGGTGAATTGTTAATTTAACAATCGAAAGTGAGGCACACATTGTGCACCAAGCTCCATTGAATTGGTCCATCGAATGTAATTATGCGCCAATGTTGATTTTGGGCTTAACGCTTCCACGTAACGCTTATTAAGCAGCTTAAAACACACAGTagtggaaggaaaaaagctCAATAAATCGTAAACCATTATTACATCCAAAGTGAGGCAGTATTTCGTTAAcctttttccattttgttttcttcttttaggtCGATTCGGAAACCGAAACCGAGGAGCGAATGCCGGACGAGAAGTACGTCGACGAGATGGCCAAAAAGCTTCCCCAGGGAACGAACAAAATGCCCGAGGTGCTGGGCTATGTGCTAAGCGGACTGCCCGATAGGTGCGTTTTGAAAGCGAATTGATAAACCGACGCGCACCGTTCGATTGTGTTATTTTGACCTCCCTTCACCCTCCCCCTCTGAACTTCCGGTTCGGTGCCCTCGCTGGCGCATACATTAAGGTGCTACCCCCCGGTGGCAGTGAATCACCTTGGTTTGGTTGAAggcagtgctgctgctgcaccgtcgTTCTAGAAGTAGAAGCTGCATTTAAGCTTGTTgctaatgaaataataatccCCAACCGCAACGGTCGGTACGCGTATGGTATTGGTGGAAGCATTAGAAATCgaatgcagctgagaaaagGGGGCTTTGCGGTGAAATCTAGAAACGACGTTCaaccaccacaaacacactcacccgGTTGTAGCTAATTTCTCAACGCAAACACTCGCCTAGAACCGTTTTTTGGAGGTCATGGAAGGTGTTTTACCCCGTTTTGCGTCCACCATTTGCTTATAGGCTATTTGTAGGTGTAGAGTAATTGGATATAGCGGCACGGTGCGCCGGGGAGACCTTTTGCCGTACGTGAAATATCATCGCGAGCTGCCTTCAATGTCAAGATCTTGGGCATGACGGAGCACTACTCCtcgtccacacacacaaacctggCGACCATTTTAATTTATGTCTCTTTGTCCCGTCGCGCAATGATGCGCTGTTTTGCGCTGTTTTTACAAGCGTGAAATGCGCGGTTTTAAGCGATAAAGCACGAAGCAAACCTCTGTGCACGTTACAATTACAACCTTACACAAAGACACAACGGAATAACAACAGTACAGGTTTTAtacaaacaattatttatgaaaatgttttcttgttttttcctccttccccCCTTTCAGATGGAAGAACTGGGTGATACGTGGCATCTTTACTATGATTATGATCAGCGGCTTCTGTCTCATCATCTACGGCGGTCCGTTAGCGCTGATGGTTACGGTAAGAAAGACACGAATGTGTACTGTGTGTATTTGCTTTTTGGGGATTAtagtttgattattttaactACCAATTTCGTTTTATTGCAACACAAGTTTCGAACTTTCGAGCATATCCACAGAACGTGCGGCGGCAGTCTTACAGGCTGTAAACGCTTACAAGCTAAAACTATAGATGTCCGCGGCGGACGGAGGTTGAAGGGATTGAAGGGTGATGATGGTAATGGTAAACGAtgatctctcgctctctcgcactACTTGTAGACGGACTCTTTCATCAGCTGATCGACAGTCTTTGAACATTTGGCACAATTTTCCACACTGTTCCTGTAAGGTGATGGAGAGCAAGAAAATACATATGAAAGCGCACGTTTGCTCCTTTTGGAATTTGGAAAGGAAATGTTAACTTACCGCACAACGTCCGTTAAGATCGCATTGCGGTTCAGCTCGGTGGCGAGCTTCGTTTGCAGCGCCTGTACCATGTCCTCTTTGGCTTGGAGTTGCTGCTTGAGCTGTGCTATCGTTTCCTCCTGCGCCTCAAAGATAACCTGAAAGTACACAGGTGAAGCACACATTTTAATGGTGCATCCATTTTGGAGTGTTTCCATCCTTCAACCCATCATACCCTCGACTCTTCCATACTCTCCGAGTAGGAGGGCGGTTCGTCCAGGCAGAAAAAGTCCCGCACCGCCTGGCACGTGCGCATCCCATCGTCCGACAGGATCGTGTCGATGAACGTCTGCAGCCCCTGTATCCGGTTGTCGATGAAGCCGCTGCTAAAGTTGTCGCCGAACCATTTCTTCCGCGGCAGCACCAGACCACAGTGCGGGTAGAGCTGCCTCAGCTTGTTGTTCAGCCGGACAAAGTCGGTGTACCGGCGCAGCACCAGCCAGCAGGTGTGCGAAATGCTGTTTTCGATGCGCAGTTTGAATATCTGGCGATGGGGAAGCATTGGAGCATTCAGCAATTCAGTTTATTATAAGTATCGAAACGTTACTTCTAAAACATCAAATTGTGGTTACGTGAGCGCGATAATGCCAGTTCGCACCTTCTCGCACTTCTTCTCGCCGGGGGGTCATTTTTGCCCTCAAACGTACACATAATTACGGGGACCACGCGTTGCGTCTGTGTGGATGGCGTGGATGAAAAATCGCCCTATCATTATTTACCTTTCATAACAACAAGCGTTGTTTCACCTCAATCATCATCCTCAATATGCTGCGAGGTTCGAGGTTGAAACAAATGGGGCTTTTGCTAACAAAAAGCACGAGTGAGAACTGTTGGCACATTGGCACAGCGTGCAAATTAGCTGTCAATTCCCTTCCCTCGTATTAGCCTTTTTGGATGACGCGCAAGGAAGGAATGGATTGTTTACTGTGACCCTCCATGGTAATGTTTGTCACAATTTGCACAACAACGTTACATGGGAGCTAATCAACTGTCAACAGGATTGCTTACAGATTGCTGCCACACAAGAACGATTCATTTGCATGATAAGATCGCTGCAACAAGACGATGAAGCACAAAAGAATAATACCCGGATGATCGACCTTTTCACGGCGTCCGGAGAAGAATGTTCTCTTCTACTTCTGAAAGCATTTGAATCACGCcacatatgcacacacactacttcacaccaccacacacacacacacgctataATTCTATCGCGCAGGCGTACTACGTCTTTACCATATGCGTGTGCCGTGGCGAACGCTTACGCCACtttctgtgtgtatgcgtATATGGGACCGGGCTGTGAAACACACTTACCGTGAAGCGGGCCCGCTCCTCCATCACCTCGTAGCCGACGATCGGAATGCGCACGGCGCCGCTGTTCACCTTCAGGTGCATCTCGGACTTGCTCGGGCCAAGATCGCTGCTGCTCAGCTCCGACGTCCGGCGGCTTTCGTACAGCCGGCGTGATCCGGTGCTCGATCCGGTGCCGCCGCTCCGCACACTACCACCCGACCCGAGTGGCGGCATCGATTGCTGCATCACACCACTACTGACAGGTCGGAGGAGTCCTACTGCTGGCACTACCGTGTTCTTGACGGCGAGCGTCTTCAAACACACCTCCGATTTGGCACCGAGGTAGAGATTGTTGGTGCTGAAACTGTTCCCACTTCCGGACAGGAGGGCACtagcatcaccaccaccagtatTAGCACCACCAGTACGATCGACACTGCCTGGAACACGCAAATCACTTTCCGATCGAGCCGGACGCAGCTGTTGCTTCCGTGCGCGTTTGCTGGACAGCAGTGTCGGATACGAGCTGGACCGTCTCAATGCGGGCGGCGATGTGTGGgttggctgttgctgctgttgctggtgctggttcTGGCGCTTTGCCCGCTGGTGCTGTAGAATCGATTGAACCGAGGGCACGgtaccgccgccaccaccgtcacCGTCACCGCCACCGGCTGCAGCTGTCATCTTCAGGGCCGTcagtgtcgtcgtcgtcgtcatcacgCCGCCACCGCTTGGTGGCAACATTGCAGCACCAACACCATACTGGCTGAtaaactgttgctgctgctgctgctgctgccgctgggaGGACGATAATTTCTCCCTGTCTCGCTTCTGTATGGCGCGCAGTGACATCGTGCCGTTGCGCTTTCGCTATCTTAGCAGCAACCACCACCCCGTCGTTCGGTTGGAATGAGGGCTCCGCGTGGTGGTTCTGTGTTTATTTATCAAATTAGTCACAGCACACTTGGATTGTACGGTCTCTTTtacagtgtgtaagtgtgtgcgtttgtttctTAGTTTAGAGCGCGCACGAAGAAGGGTTGTTTAtctcgcgcgcacacacagtcTTGACAGTTTTGATCGAGACAAATGCTCGATGATCTCACCAATGcactctttttgtttgtttaaaattcACTCAATattatgctttgttttttgttttgtagcaaaattatcaaaaacgACTCGTTGCGCTCTCAACGTTCACTTTCCTTCCCGGACTACAGGCAGGCACCACACTGAACCAATCGATGAGAAACGGAATGGCTGGTAACCCGTGTCCAGCAAAAGCTACTActcaaaccaccaccaccactcccgCAGTTTCCACTCGAAGGCGTTACGCGATGCGAAATGCATGAATTTGCCAGTGGGCCCAGCCGCGTTTTTCGGACCTCCTCCACGACCGAGCGAAAGCGaactaataacaataataatgaaaGGCCGCAGCGGGCGGAAAGTGCGGAACCGCTGCGTCGTCGTGGTGTTCCGCGCGGAATAACTACCGATCTGCCTTTCTCGCTCTAACCGGATGGAGTTGCGCTGCGTGGAAAGCTTCGGATGCTCGCAGTGTGTGGAGGCGGCTTACGTTTGCAGCCCACTTTCTCCACCTTCTGGTAGAAATGGTCCGTTttgcaaaacagcaaacagccgtAACGAATCGCTAGAAAGCGAACGTTTTCATTCTCAAACAACGTAAAACCACTGCGCCACCTCCTCGGTACTAACGGCGGTTGTGCTCCTTTGTAGTGCctttgtgtttatgtttgcaCCAAGGGCCGAAAGAAAGCCTTTTATGTTGCGTTGTTGCGAAGGTTTGCTATTTTCACGAGCAACGAAAACACACTGTTTTGGTGGTACGGGCAAGGTAAACGGAACACGGACACCGGGAGCAGCACTCGGTTGTTACTGGGCACACCACCGACACCGACACCGAAGGCactctgttgctgctgctggcgatgatgatgattgcgtTACATCGGCTCACCTTTGGGGGGGCCTCCGTAGCCCTCTTatttcacgcacacaaacaaacaaacaacgcacaaacaaacacacatacacacgagcgagagagacaaTGAAATGATCATCCGGCGATGCGCAACGCATCTCCCCACTCTtagagggagagcgagagcgcTGAGAACGTAAGGGTTGCTGCAGCTACGATCAAACAAGCaagagaagcagcagcaacatcaacccctgcttgtgtgtgtgtatgtgtgttgtggtgtgcgtgtgttatgAGTGCGGGCAGCTGGTAGTATCTCTATAACCGCGGCTGCTCCGGCGCAGGTGATCATCGGTCCGTCTGGGCGGTTGCTATAGGCGACCTTCCCCCAGCATACATGATGGCATCACGCATACAAATGCGACCGACCGAAGAGCCGTCAAAACATTTGCTCTTGGTCgtagcggcagcggcggcggtgtGGCGAGGCGGAACTGCACGCGAACTGCACTTTTAACCGTCTGCTTAGACACATGTACCATCTTCCCGGTGTGTTTGCCGACGCTGGAGGACGTTTGAAACTAGTACAAGGGAGGCTTACCAAAGGGCCGAGACCTTGGTTGGTGCAAATCCAATTAATATATGACTTTGTTCAGTCTACAAGGAAAGCTGCTACTTTTAAGGATGTTTTATGAAGGCTTTGAGGCTTTTTGTTTAatcaaaatattaatattattatctTGTCATGTGTTCTCTCATAGGCTTTAGCCGTGCAGGTGAAATGCTTCCAGGAGATTATCTCGATCGGCTACTCCGTGTACCGCATCCACGGACTGCCCTGGTTCCGCAGCCTCTCCTGGTACTTCCTGCTTACGTCCAACTACTTCTTCTACGGCGAAAATCTGGTCGACTACTTCGGTGTTGCAGTGAGCCGTGTGGTATTGTTACTTACCTTGTCATTTCCAACATTATTTTCTAacgctttttctctcttctcttaggACTCGCTACGTTTTCTAGTCAAGTACCATCGCTTCCTGTCGTTCTGTCTGTACTGCATCGGCTTTGTCTGGTTCGTGCTGTCCCTGGTGAAGAAGTACTACATGAAGCAGTTCAGCCTGTTCGCCTGGACGCACGTGGCGCTGCTGATCGTCGTCACGCAGAGCTACCTGATCATACAGAACATTTTCGAAGGGTTGATCTGGTTCATCGTGCCCGTGTCGATGATCGTGTGTAACGATGTGATGGCGTACATGTTTGGGTTCTTCTTTGGCCGCACACCGCTGATACAGCTCAGCCCGAAGAAAACGTGGGAAGGCTTCATTGGCGGTGGGTTTGCGACGGTCATCTTTGGTCTGATTGCGTCGTACTTCCTGTGCCAGTTCCAGTTCTTCGTCTGCCCGATCGAGTACTCGGAGACGGAGGGACGCATGATCATTGAGTGTGAGCCGAGCTATCTGTTCCGGCCGCAGGAGTACAGCATCGCATTGGTGAGGCATTCGTGTTTTGGtggtgtattggtgtgtgtaaGGGGTTGTGTCTTTAATAATTGCTTTCTAATTGCAGTTTGGCGCAAGCAAAACGATCACGATGTATCCGTTCCTCCTGCACTCGCTCTCGATGAGCATCTTCAGCTCGGTGATTGGACCGTTCGGTGGCTTCTTTGCTTCCGGATTTAAGCGTGCGTTTAAGATTAAGGTACATGTTGCGATGGACGGTAGTAGAGAAGAAGGAAGATAGATTTGCTAATCCCTTTTTGTGCTATGTTTTTGTAGGATTTCGGCGATATGATTCCCGGACACGGTGGCATTATGGATCGTTTCGACTGTCAATTCTTGATGGCAACGTTTGTAAACGTTTACATCTCCAGCTTCATCCGTTACGCTTCCCCGCAGAAGCTGCTAAACATGGTAAGATGTGGATGGAATGTGACTATTATAAATTTTCAACTAAATTTTCGATTTCCTCTGCGCAATAGGTATACAATCTTAAGCCCGAagagcagctgcagctgttcAATCAGCTAAAGGACAGCCTGGAAGAGCGAAACATTATAAACCTTTAAGTTGCCCGAAGCCGAGCGCaaaacaagtgtgtgtgtgttacccCCCGCTACCGCGCTGCTCGTCGCCTGTTATTTGTTgtattatgtgtttttgtgaatggttttttttttcgctgttcattagtgtttttgtttgtgtttgttttaacaccttagtttatttaaataccatttacgttttttttgccattcggAAGCAatggaagaaagagaaaagaaagcaaaaaacccCGACACCAATGCTCGAAAATGGGAAATCAGCAAACGACGCTTTATTttggtgatgctgctgttttgtgtaagcgagagagagactaATCTTACCATTTATATGTGTATGATCTAATAACTATTACGTTTGGCTACTCCGAACGTGTATCGGCACTAAGACTAAGAGCTTTGAAGAAGGGAGGGAAAACCAGGccaaacgagagagagacccTCCCAGTAGCGAAACCAATCAAACCACGATGATCTCGCTAGTTCGCAATCAGTGCTGGGGGGGTTTGGAAGAATGATATCGCCCCGGCTACACAAGTATTCTGCTAGGAGGCGTGTGTGGCAAACGATAGATGATACACATTTTCTGTACGCAGAGTTtcttatttgcttttttttttttacaaaatgacAAGGTCGTGTGTGTGACAGGTGCGTTGCGTGGATGCGTTTTGCGTGTTTGCCCTTTTAagttattacagggtttcccacgatttattggttggttcccacgatttattggtgcgttcccacgattttttggtcatttcccataattttttggtagcaacccacgatttattggtcggttcccaaatattattggtcggttcccaaatattattggtcgtttcccaaatattattggtcggtattatattatattatatttgggaaccgaccaataatatttgggaaacgaccaataatatttgggaaccgaccaataatatttgggaaccgaccaataaatcgtgggttgctaccaaaaaattatgggaaatgaccaaaaaatcgtgggaacgcaccaataaatcgtgggaaccaaccaataaatcgtgggaaaccctgtaatgataCACACCCCGTTGGCGAAATGGATGGAAAGGGAAGGAGTGCGAGACAAAATCGTAGCGCGGATAGTAGgtgcctgttttgtgtgcgCCAATTTTCCGGAACAACACGTGTTGCGATCAAGCGTTGTTGCTTATTGTGAAACGCAGCAATAAGATATACATATTCAGCGCCGCAGCATGGGAAATTGTGCACAAGACAAGGCAGCTCCATACGCAATCGATGGCTAGAACAAAATACGCGTAATGATTGTGTACGGTGGTgtaagtgtgtttgacagTGAACGAATGATGAGCGAAGAAGCAAGTGGTCAAACACggaccagcagcagtagcatcaTAATCGCATATATTTAATCgaactgaaaacaaaaatccaggCTTTCATTCCGCAATTTGAGTGATTTCTTGAGTGGAAGTGGAGTGGAGAgtggagaaaacaaaacggatGATTATAATATGTAGGAAAAGGAGAGCAGACATAGTTTTGTGCAATAATATATTATATactatatatacacacacatgtataTGTAGCTAAATGGGACTGAAAATGCCCCAGcgagggagatagagagagcgaACGGTAGTGGAAGATTGCAAGATTACCAGATCGCAGATATCGTAAACATACACAGATACACAGATAAATAAACCACTCTCTCACATTAGCGTAAGAAGAGGGAGAACCGTTCCATTTGACCGTTGGAAACCTAGTCCGATATGgaggaaatccacaaacacaaatcCACACTGCATGTTGTTATGGTGCGCGCTCTGACAACCGATAGGCAAGAGGACCTCTCAACCATCCAGAAGAGGAATGCCAATGCCGAGGGAAAATTAGGGAAAATCCTTGCCCTGCGTGCTACACAAAAGCTCCCTCTAGAAAGGAAAACATGAAACCCTCTCGTTGGAAAGTGGGCACATTCCAGGAGGAACTAAAGCGCGctcgcgtgtgtttgtgtgtgttgttatggCCGGAAGACATTGTGCTTCATGCTTCACGCCGCAGACCTTGGGGATGTTGGAATAGAGAACAAAATCGCATTAATATCGCGTTTTTTCGATGttttaccaaaacaaaaagccaatgtgtgcgtgcgctcCACAATCCTCTTCCTTCCGTGGGTTAGGAAGTGACAAGAGCCGCCGCCCCGTTAGTAGCGTTGTCGTACCTAccgttacaaacacacacacacatcaacagATAGAACGAAATTATAATCCACACGTGGCAGTAGAGCATTGAAGCTGCGTATTGATGTTTAgatttggtttattttatatatCAACGTGTTTAATAAAGCAATTGTATAAGGCGACCTGTGTATTGTAGAGGATAAAacagaataagaaaaaaaaacacacacacagagacacacaagAGATGATTGAATCCACTGGtagctcccaggagcgatttATAATAGTAGCAAAAGGATTGGAAAATCGATCGAAACCCCCatcatcacacacacgtcgTATTATCGTTTAATTTCTGATTTCTTGCccttgtttttccttcttccgaTAGTAATTGTTAATTCCATCGTTATTGGTTAAACGATCCGTAGGTTAAAATTACGTTTATTTTTGTCCTATTAAATAATATAACTATATTCTGTTATCGCTTTGCCCGCTCACAAATACTCCAACACCcgagaaagaacaaaaacacacaactacAAAAAGAAATGCAATGTTTAGTATAAAAGAGAACCTCTAACCAAATGTTAATCTCGTGTAACGTAAATTTGAACACATAGCAACatttattgtaaaacaaaatagtaagacacagagggagagagacagagagagagatcgatGGATTCCCATAATGTCTGTTAAATAATCTCCATCGCTTAAAAGCATTCTCTCTTTCCCCTGTCGTTTTCAAAACCTGCCCCAAAATAAAGAGTTCAACGATGGCACTCTGTCCCATTCTCTTtgatgtaaatgtaaacaaaaaaatcgtttgTGTTAGTGTCGTTTTGTGGTGTTTATTACATtgcttcatttaaatgaaaatatgaGATAAAgttcacaaaacaaacatacaaataaTCACTGCACTGTGTCTTTCGGTTGGTGTTGTGCTAAACAAAAGCTTGCGCTATTCTCCGCTAGATGGCGCTACTTAGCACACATTTCAAATTTAACCGTTTTGTTAATCTTTCGGAAGCTTACAACCGTTGCTGggttttttccttcattttatACAATTGCCAACTACACAAAGCAGTGATCCACATCCTGTTCTTCCCTGCCCCGTATCATTTCTTTTCTCAGTGACGTCATACTCAGGtcccttttcgcgtttgcgagCCACGCGTGGTTCTGTGAATGAATTTGGCACGCGCAAACACTTGTCGAACGAAAAGGTGCTTGCCCTTTTCCGGTACACCGTCTAGACGAAATCCCCCAACGACTACCACCCACCGACCGCACTTCACCACCGACGCCCGATGCGCCATCATGACGAAGCATCTAAGGCGCACGAGCGAGCCGATTGGTGGTTAACCGTGAAAATTTGGTAAATCTGGTACACACTTTGCCTGGAAAATTTACCTCGGTAATGAAGAGATGGTTAGAAACATCATTAAAACGTAAAGACCTTTGGCTGGCCGCATAGTGTCGTCTAGCCAGAGCTGTTttgagcagcaacaaaaacgaatACGAAGAGGGTCTGCTGTAGTGCCCATAACACATGGGAATTCCCAGTTCCTCGAGAACAAGTACCAtttatgctttatttgaaCTGTGTTTGAATTGTATGTTTGGTTGTGGGTTCAGAAAGTGATGCTTATTTCATATACAGATACATTAATTAGATAGTGCAGGACTGCGGCACACACTGATTAAAGTTTCATACTCCGCATAATCGCACAGtatacacacaaaaagcagATGTAAATTGAGAGAAAATTACCCTAAAGTGTTTGTCTGTACTGTGAATCGTTTTGTGATCAACATCAAAgacccatttttttgtttgccccgCTCCCTATATAGAGCACGGCGCTTGTGTGTGACTCATATCACAGTTAATCGCATACGGCGGCCCCCGTGCACTCACAAAGATCGCAAAGATCTCACCACGGTTCAAGTTCAATGTTCCGCGGTTAAACACACTGCTAACAACAAGTGGCGTTTGTAGGCGTGTGTAGGCAACCTGTCGCGTGTACGATCATGCGTACGCATCCAGCTGATGCGCTGAAGATGAAGTTGATGGGTTTGAAGTATCATAAGCTTCCCATCGCAAGCTTCTCCCACCTTCATTGAAAGGGGTGTGAGGGGCAATGAGCGATCTTGCCGCACCGTCAGCTTAGTCAGTCAGCGGTGAGAAGGCTTCGCGTTCGGTCGCACTAAAGTCGCGTGTGTCGCGGAAGTCGTCGAAATCCCAGTTTCAGAAGGTTTGTCTACCAACAGTGTACCATATAGATGGGTAGATCATTTTGTGTACGAAGCAGAGATACTTGCTAGCCGGATCTAGTTGTGCTACTGGTTTGTGGTGTTGTTTGTGGAGAGGATTTGTCACCCAATAGCCCAAAAAATGAAACGCACTTACATGTGTCTTAAACCACCGTTTGACCTTCGACTAACGTGTGACGAAGTGTTGAAGGAAGGGAGCAAAAAAGGACGTGCACGAACACATTGAGCCTCCGCAAATTGGGCCACTTAAGTGAGATATCAACTAGAACGAATCAGTACTAACACAGGTGGCTGTGTATCTTTAGGGGGATGGATGGCTTGGTCTCAGACGATCAAACGATGGATGTGCTGTCCGTGGTGATGATCTTCTTAATTACCAG encodes the following:
- the LOC1269940 gene encoding phosphatidate cytidylyltransferase, photoreceptor-specific gives rise to the protein MSATDGGGAELRRRLLAEGDAGQQQQQPQESPKQPQQQQPPECATTENSDHVDSETETEERMPDEKYVDEMAKKLPQGTNKMPEVLGYVLSGLPDRWKNWVIRGIFTMIMISGFCLIIYGGPLALMVTALAVQVKCFQEIISIGYSVYRIHGLPWFRSLSWYFLLTSNYFFYGENLVDYFGVAVSRVDSLRFLVKYHRFLSFCLYCIGFVWFVLSLVKKYYMKQFSLFAWTHVALLIVVTQSYLIIQNIFEGLIWFIVPVSMIVCNDVMAYMFGFFFGRTPLIQLSPKKTWEGFIGGGFATVIFGLIASYFLCQFQFFVCPIEYSETEGRMIIECEPSYLFRPQEYSIALFGASKTITMYPFLLHSLSMSIFSSVIGPFGGFFASGFKRAFKIKDFGDMIPGHGGIMDRFDCQFLMATFVNVYISSFIRYASPQKLLNMVYNLKPEEQLQLFNQLKDSLEERNIINL
- the LOC5667161 gene encoding uncharacterized protein LOC5667161, translating into MSLRAIQKRDREKLSSSQRQQQQQQQQFISQYGVGAAMLPPSGGGVMTTTTTLTALKMTAAAGGGDGDGGGGGTVPSVQSILQHQRAKRQNQHQQQQQQPTHTSPPALRRSSSYPTLLSSKRARKQQLRPARSESDLRVPGSVDRTGGANTGGGDASALLSGSGNSFSTNNLYLGAKSEVCLKTLAVKNTVVPAVGLLRPVSSGVMQQSMPPLGSGGSVRSGGTGSSTGSRRLYESRRTSELSSSDLGPSKSEMHLKVNSGAVRIPIVGYEVMEERARFTIFKLRIENSISHTCWLVLRRYTDFVRLNNKLRQLYPHCGLVLPRKKWFGDNFSSGFIDNRIQGLQTFIDTILSDDGMRTCQAVRDFFCLDEPPSYSESMEESRVIFEAQEETIAQLKQQLQAKEDMVQALQTKLATELNRNAILTDVVRNSVENCAKCSKTVDQLMKESVYK